The genomic stretch tgctaTATTTTTCGTGacgtcgttttatttatttcatcagtttagtttttaaaagatatttatttgattgacaTTTGTAAATGTCGGACGATGTATTTGGTACAAAAGCCTTTTAGCTAGTCATACTGTTCAGATACTAATAGTCCACACAATAGTCTTTTTCTATTGTACTCGATTAAagctatttattgttttagctTGATTTCTTTTTCCATTTCAGGCTTCTCATCTTTCATTTCTTCTGGCTTCTCTATCTTCTCGTCTTTTTTCTCAGACATTTCTGACAGCATCATTGGTTTGGGTTCAGCAGGAATTTCTGGAACGGCAGAACGTTCTTGGAGAACTTCAGACTTTACTTCTGGCTTCACTTTGTCCTGTAACTGTACATAATTTCGTTTAGGGGTTGATTGACTGAATACACTTTGTTTCACTAATTCAGATCGTCTTTATAgttgaatgaataatatatgtatagaaccTTATTTGACGGTATgacaataaaaattactttatctTTGTGTtagattatatatgtaaaaataaaaaagatgtaGGATAAATATATGGTTTGcatacgtatttatatattctattagtCCCGATTTCGAGCGGGtgacataagattttttaaatcgatCCAACTTCTGCACACTGAGGAGggtttttataattgaacacaaacacacgaacataatattaatagtcataaatatatagattcaTATATTCTTACATCCACAGTTGATTCGTCATCTGAAGGGACTTTTGATACTGGCGCGTTTTTAGCATCCATGATGACTTCTATGACATTATTTTTGATTTCCATGGGATCGGCAGCTGGGTTGGGGAGGATGCTGCAATCTGCCTGATTGGTCTTTACGAAGAACGTTCTGGAGATCCTGTAGCGGTCCAAAACAGCGTATGCACTTTGCATTACCAATGATGGTGCGAGGCGCTCCCTTGTAAGGATCCAAGCGTTTTCTGAAAATGCAACACAAATAAATTGACTTGagttttctatgaaatatgttacttttttgtctcgattttatttatctttgataCTTAATAACTTTGGTTAAATTTATTTGGACAAAAATTTAccaaatttttaatttggtcACAATCTTTTTCGATAAAGTTCCTTAATACTCACGGATGTGCACTGGTCCAATGCCACTGCAGGACCACATGACTGCGTAGTTGTCATAATCGGTTTCAAGGATGCTGTACTCATTGTCATTAGGCATAGACATTGCTGGGTACTTTATGATCATACGACCCTCGCCCTCTCTGCCAATCATTTGAAGCGATCCTTCCATCACGCGTTTCATTCCAGTTCTGATAACAAAGAGGTTTTGCATACAATTTCTTGTTAAGTGAAttataacaacatttttaacttaataaaataaaatagaccattataatatgatgtatatgagttcttaattatttaactgTTTATACTTACAATGAGTTAGTGATCTCATTGGAGACGAGTATTCTGCCTTCAGGAGTGCTCTCGTACTTAGTGGTGACGCATCTGGTACCCAACTCTGCGACAGTGAAGTATCGCTCCGCTTCGTACCATGCGCCTAGGAAGCGGTTCACATTGAAGTTTGCCATGGGCTGGAAGTAAGAgggtaaaaatcaaaattataattaactgttTGCAAATATCCCAcggctgagataaggcctcctgactttgataaatatgttaaatagtaATAGATTTACATTCGACATATGCAGGTTCCTTCACCGTGTCTCGCTTCACATAAATTTTACAGTGCCGGGTTATACTCAATTACCGCTATATACTTACCATAATAACCTGTATTTATAATGTTGGCTAACCTAAAGTCACAAGTCAGTTATAATGATCCTAATGACATTTTAAGAGTCCATATTATGGCTACATAAAAATCTCGGCTTGTTATttaatgtgtataaataaataaatcgaatttaATGATTGTACTGCAGTTTAATAAGCTGCTTAAAAATGACAAGGAGCGAATGTATGAATGAGCTAAAATCGAAAGTATTATTGACAGAGATTCAATGTCGTCGACCCCTTGAACCGGTCCAATAGCAAAACCAATATCAAgtacatgttaaaaaaaattaaatggcaaatatttgtcataaatgtagatatatttatatttcataaattaaatatcggTACATTTGAATTATCAATATGTTGATATGTttgaattaataacttttaccTTAGATAAGCATTTTTACTTTTGAATGTACAGAAtactatattgttaattttgatGGTTTTGCTGTAACTATACTAAATAGCGAATAGGTGTCGAAAAGAAAGGGTTAAAAACTAATAAGTGATActtgcttatttaaaaaataaatacatgtataatgaCAAAAATGCTTACAAACATTAAACACAGGACGTGACaatgttttatcaaattatCGTTAAGTAGTATATGTAACGATTATTTATATGCGTGTATACAATTTCATACATCTGTTGGAAACATTTTTATCGATGGCATAGACCACCAGTAAATTAAGAGTttcttatgtatatatgtatataatattttcgaaataGTATGACGAGTAGAATTgccaagtttaaaaaaaaacaaattttataataaaaacgaatttaGGGAGAAAATTAGAAACTAATagggaaaatattatatattaatattaacttttttattaggTAGCCAATATTTTACAACTTTATTTGCTTTTCTTTACTTTGGACTAAAGATGAAACGCGAGGCGAATtcgcaaataaatataatcacaaaATCATGTGGAATTTTTACATTGAGgttctttcaataaaaattattatcctgtgataaattttgaattaaatcaaatataatataaatgttagatatattatttaaataagttaagtataatattagtaattaaaacCAACATACCTGATAATCAGGACACCATCCTAGCGAAGGGATTTGCGCTGATGCCGTCGCGACTAGAAGCAACACCGAGAACTTCAACATCTTGGATGTGATTGCCAGGAGATCAGGAGAGACCAGGGGATGTGTCGGGAATGATGTTTCACGCCCCGTACTTCGCTTTTAAACCCTCGCAGATGGGAACCGGTCTGGATCTAATGGAGTTAACCCTAGGCTGATTTATGTATGCTGTAATGAATTTTGCAACGAGCCTTGTTAGGCAATGCTTAGGCATGTGGTTGATAGCAAACTTTTTTAACGCTGCCAGACGGGATGGCTTTGTTGAATAATTCGGTTTTTGTTCATCCAAGAATAGTCTAAGAGAATTGTTTTTACTTTCcattaaactatatatttttggattaatttaaatatatttagacgacaaataataaagttttatggCCCTAAAATTAAATCCAATGTGTTGCTTTAATTTCTATTGGCGAAAATTAGGTAAATTTTTTAGAATTCAAagaataattagtatttttttcggtaatttaatgacaaattaatgACATATGCCTTCTGTCTTCCTACTCAATGCagtgactttattatttactttgaacTATTATCATGCTACAAAGAATCGAATCAGAATTCTTGTGTAACATTATTCCATATGGAACAAAATGGGCGGGTGAAATACTTCGTAGCTATCtaggttataaatttaaaaataactcatttcaaacaataatgtacatatatatctaatataatttataaaataaagaaaatgtctATTATCTAAAAGTTTTCGaaagtatattatttgattCGTAGAAAACAGTAACCAGATAGTGAATAGAGacttagaatatatattttgtgaagTATATTGATCAAAAATTCCCAAAAGCTTTGATTGTTATTAATGAAATCATTCAAatttaaggaaaatatatatctatttatgaCGATTTGCGTAGAATAaagtcttaaattaaataattcacactgtatataaaacaatatacattaaCATAACCCATATTGAACTTTAATGTATGGTTTTGGAATGTTCCCATGCCGGCCCATAGATCGCAGCAAAAAGATGTGAGCCATCTGCCTCTACCGGTTTCAGCTCACAGCctttttattttctatctttGCTATCTATTTTTAAACCTTAGTTCGTTTGCGCACTTGAAGTACATCTTAAATTGTTTGTCGCTAGCAGCTCAGAAAGTTTTGCCGGATAAGTTTTTGACAAAGAATTATTAAACAAGGGTCAGAACGTCATGTTAcgttgataaaatttaataatcttaaattaaatgatatttatatgttaaggGTATAATGCTAATGATTTCATAgaacaatatttgaatatttgaaacaATTCCAAggctttaaatgaataaagaaggAAAAATTGAGATATTAGGGACACCCGGTTAGAACGAAGTTATTTTGGCTATTAGCAGTGTAATGTAacgaatataatgtaataaatagacacaatggaataaataaacaaagtttaatgttagtaaaaacaataaataaaaattactttgaataatattatatgaaactgTAACTACCCTTAAGCGACGATTACTGTTACATCACTCTGggtaaaatctaattaatttgatacTATCTCTCTGTAGATACCAATAAAGAGATGACAGTATCTTCATgagaaaaatactttttagtacTATTAAATTAGAGACAATCTCAAGGAAAATCAATGATCTCCCATTTATGTCTAATCGTAAAAATGTATCTCTTAGAATAGTATGTGGGTGTGATTTAAACGatactaacaaaatatataagaaatgtaAGTAATTTATAGTAAAGTATTTCACTTTTGGATATAATACCAGAAATCTACAGGTGTCCTGGTTCAAATACCAGGTCGGGTCGACAAATATTTATTGGgaaaattctcagtaacagaCCAGAGTCTCGGACGTTATAAGTGTGTACACTCCAGAGATTTGGAAAGTATGTACAACAGTTGGTCCTGTACATAAACTATTTCCATTCGTGTCGTATTTAGGTAACAGAATATACTCAATTGTGCTTATATGCCCTGCTTAGTAGATTAGTTTTCCTTAAGATTGACCACCCTGGCAACGgcatcataattattttcatctttattCTCTAAGAAGTAAGAAATAATCTCTAAAGaagcttaattaaaaaaaaatgtttttgttaaaatatattatggtatTTTTAGGAAACCTTTATGAAATTGTGTTTAATGACGTTGAGAAGCGCCATAATCAAGTATCTCCTGATACTGTATAGTGGGTAAACATCTGCTACGGGTCCCTGTCGGGTTTTGTTAGATCAACATTTATGCCATACCGTAAATTCGATATAGTATAGGCATGCGCATATTATGATTTTTGGGTTTTGCTTTGGGTAGATAAGGCAAGAGTAAATTCGAAAGAAGAAAGATAGCTCGGTTGAAGATTCTAAATCTGCCATGAGTGAGTTTCAAGAAGTTAGTAACTGATGAACAGATGAATATGTagataaatgcaaaataaaaaatatttgagctGATcccaaataaatgataaaagacGTAGTgaataattatagattatttataacaCGTATTTATTCACGTATTAAAAACGTATTACGTATTTTCTCGCTTAAATAACAAGACGCATTAAGTCCATAAGTATGTTTGCTCCGATCTCAACCGGTCCACTAATGATCATGTTTACTCAGCATCGTCATAAGCAAGAAGCTACCTTTAAACGAGCTCTAACGATgcgaaattattgtttaaatgttttcaaGAAAATGCCTAATGCTGATTGCATTTGCACTTTTTATTACTCTTTAAAAAGTGGTAATCAGTTGATATTGCCGCCTGTTTTTTATTCTTCTAAGCCTTAATttcgaattaataattttaatttagtacagCGGCGAAATAAAaccaagtaattaaaatttgctTTTTTGGTAGAATAAATCATATGATAttcttaaacaaaaaacaacggtctttatttacaaaaaggCTTCGTTtgtctattttttattgataagtcACAGCTTTAGCTTAATTAACGTGTTaaccattttatatattgtccatgaaAAGAAACTAAATGAGCCAGAGCTGGACATACCGTCACTGAAATGTTCTACGATCCGTGTATCCAATCGTGGCTATCACATCAGAACAGCTCGATGGCGtcaaatattgttattgatGTACGAATCAAAATCATTAAACCTAAACATAAATATctcttattattgtttttggtTTTCAAGGGTGAGGGAGCCAGTCTAAttattacaggcacaagagactaCAATTTAGTATTCAAGAGCGGTGGCGcggatttattaaaaatttcttcGTGAAGGTGACAACTTATATTCTCTTTATCCCTAA from Vanessa cardui chromosome 1, ilVanCard2.1, whole genome shotgun sequence encodes the following:
- the LOC124530654 gene encoding apolipoprotein D-like; translated protein: MLKFSVLLLVATASAQIPSLGWCPDYQPMANFNVNRFLGAWYEAERYFTVAELGTRCVTTKYESTPEGRILVSNEITNSLTGMKRVMEGSLQMIGREGEGRMIIKYPAMSMPNDNEYSILETDYDNYAVMWSCSGIGPVHIQNAWILTRERLAPSLVMQSAYAVLDRYRISRTFFVKTNQADCSILPNPAADPMEIKNNVIEVIMDAKNAPVSKVPSDDESTVDLQDKVKPEVKSEVLQERSAVPEIPAEPKPMMLSEMSEKKDEKIEKPEEMKDEKPEMEKEIKLKQ